The genome window CGGTGGCCTTGGCGGCGCGGGTGTGAAAAATCTTGCGACCGGTTTCCGGGTCGATGCGGATGGCGGCGGCGGACATGGCGGCGCGTCCCTCTCGTCTTGCGACATCGGGCCAGACCGGCAAAACCGGCCCGACCCGATGTTCGACTTTGGAATCATATACGCCCGAGCATACGCACGCCCGGAACCCCGCGCCAAGCCTTTTCCGCCGCCGGCCGCCGGCGCCAACCTCAGTCGGCGAACGGGTCCCGTACCAGGATGGTGTCTTCCCGTTCCGGGCTGGTCGACAGCAGCGCCACCGGTGCCTGGATCAGTTCCTCGATGCGGCGGACGTATTTGACCGCCGTCGCCGGCAGGTCCGCCCAGGAGCGCGCGCCGTAGGTGGAATCGCTCCAGCCCTCCAGCGTCTCGTAGACCGGCCGCACCTCCGCCTGCAATTTCGTCGAGGCCGGCAAATAGTCGTAACGGTTGCCGCTGGCGTCCTCGTAGGCGACGCAGACCTTCAGCTCCGGCATCTCGTCCAGCACGTCCAGCTTGGTCAGCGCGATGCCGTGGATGCCGCCGACCTGAATCGCCTGGCGCACCATCACCGCGTCGAACCAGCCGCAACGGCGCGGCCGGCCGGTGACGACACCGAACTCGCGGCCGCGTTCGCCGAGGTGCTGGCCGATGTCGTTGTCCTGCTCGGTCGGGAACGGGCCGCCGCCGACGCGGGTGGTATAGGCCTTGGTGATGCCCAGCACATAGCCGGCCGCATCCGCCGCCGCGCCCGAGCCGCTGGCCGCCTGGGCCGCGACCGTGTTGGACGAGGTGACATAGGGGAAGGTGCCGTGGTCGATGTCGAGCATCGCCCCCTGCGCGCCCTCGAACAGCAGCCGCTTGCCGGCCACTTTCGCATCGTGCAGCCGGCGCCAGACCGGCTCGACGAAGGGCGCCACTTTCGGCGCGATCTCGGCGAGGGTTGCCAGCAGGGCCGCCACGTCGATTTCCGGCTCGCCCTGGGCGCGCAGGAAGGTGTTGTGGTGCTCGGCAAGCGGCGGCAGCTTGACCGCCAGCGTCTCCGGCTCGTTCAGGTCGCACATGCGGATGGCGCGGCGGGCGACCTTGTCCTCGTAGGCGATACCGATGCCGCGGCCGGTGGTGCCGATCGCGCCCTTGCCGCGCGCCTTCTCCCGCGCCCGGTCGATGGCACCGTAGAAGGGCAGGATGACGGTGGCGTTCTCGGCAACACGCAGGATTTCCGGCGTGATCGTCAGCCCCTGGCCGCGCACACGCTCGATCTCGTCGAGCAGCGCCCAGGGGTCGACGACGACGCCGTTGCCGATCACCGACAGCTTGCCCCGCGCCAGGCCCGACGGCAGCAGCGAGAGCTTGTAGGTGGCATCGCCGATTTGCAGCGTATGGCCGGCATTGTGCCCGCCCTGGAAGCGCACGACCACATCGGCGCGGACCGACAGCCAGTCGACGATCTTGCCTTTGCCCTCATCGCCCCACTGGGCGCCGACGACGGTTACATTCGCCATGAGCCTGGAACCTTCCCTGCTCGCTCGTGTTCAGAACGGTTGCGGTATAGCGAAGGCTGCCGCGATTGGTAAGGGGGCGGATTGACGGCCGCCGCGCCAATGGCCGCGGTGGAGACGTGACGGCGGGTCCGGCTCAGGCCTTGGGGGGAGACCGGTCAGCGCCGGGCTCATCCTCGCAGGCTTCATCCGCGCGTTGCGACACCGGATCCTTCAGTTCATCCATGACCTGATCAACGACGATCCGCAATTGCTCTCGCAATGCCTTGTGGACGGGTTCGGCATCCGGATCAAATTTCCCCAGTTTGGTCGAGGGCTCCATCAATCGCGTAATAACATCCGCCATTTCATGATAGTATGGCTTTTGCACATGCTTTATTTTGCCGCAAACATTAGCCTCTTCGATTTCCTCTTCATACATATTCTTCATGGAATTGAGTCGCTTCTCCCATATATTTTATCATTGTGGCGTAATTCACATAATATTCAATAATTATACTTGAATATTGAAGATATAAT of Alphaproteobacteria bacterium contains these proteins:
- a CDS encoding adenylosuccinate synthase, whose amino-acid sequence is MANVTVVGAQWGDEGKGKIVDWLSVRADVVVRFQGGHNAGHTLQIGDATYKLSLLPSGLARGKLSVIGNGVVVDPWALLDEIERVRGQGLTITPEILRVAENATVILPFYGAIDRAREKARGKGAIGTTGRGIGIAYEDKVARRAIRMCDLNEPETLAVKLPPLAEHHNTFLRAQGEPEIDVAALLATLAEIAPKVAPFVEPVWRRLHDAKVAGKRLLFEGAQGAMLDIDHGTFPYVTSSNTVAAQAASGSGAAADAAGYVLGITKAYTTRVGGGPFPTEQDNDIGQHLGERGREFGVVTGRPRRCGWFDAVMVRQAIQVGGIHGIALTKLDVLDEMPELKVCVAYEDASGNRYDYLPASTKLQAEVRPVYETLEGWSDSTYGARSWADLPATAVKYVRRIEELIQAPVALLSTSPEREDTILVRDPFAD